The genomic segment ttttctcgcagTTTTGCCCAGCTACCGCAAATGGAAACTACGTCGAAGAGACAGATGGAAAGAAgaacgaggaagaaaaagggcACGGCGTTCTAATATCGTTCTCTTTAAAAGGGCAACGATAATTATCGGGTTGTGAGGACGGACGCGGATCTTCAAAGGCCGCGCTGTTCTGAAATTGCGGTTTCTCGAAGGGATAGACTTGGGcgacgagagagcgaggaggGTAGCGAGATGAGAGTAGAAAGGGAGTCACCGTCGCGCAAAGCAGCGCATTAAGTTGTGGGCGCGTTCTCCTCACAGCGGCGCGGCCATTTTTCAGTGATAACACCGTGAGGGCCGTCCTCGCGATAAAGCGCACCGAACAATCCCGCGGTATCTTCCAGCACGGACAAATGGGGCTGGTACCCATCCGGACCCGCCCAGATAGCTGGGGGCCCATCGCAAAAGATGTAGTTTGTTGCTCGTCTCttgcttttaatattcacTCTGTGAATATCTTACTTTACTGTGTGTGAACCAGTCTGCTAACTGGATTAAAGTATTGCGTCCTCCAAATGACACGATATCAATAAAAGTGTTACAGTTTTGCTCACACAATTTTGTTTCCATCGTAAACGAGTTATTAGACAATGAGAAAGTGAAATGTATCTTACGAGACCCATTACACAAGCGCGGGATTGAACGGAGGATTAGATACAATAAggaagagacagaaagaaagcgaataacagtatatataaaaaaagatatttaattaagacaTTACGCAATGAAGAAACGAGGAGTTATTAGACAATGAGAAAGTGAAATGTATCTTACGAGCCCCATTACACAAGCGCGGGATTGAACGGAGGATTAGATACAATAAggaagagacagaaagaaagcgaataacagtatatataaaaaaagatatttaattaagacaTTACGCAATGAAGAAACGAGGAGTTATTAGACAATGAGAAAGTGAAATGTATCTTACGAGACGACCCATTACACAAGCGCGGGATTGAACGGAGGATTAGATACAATAAggaagagacagaaagaaagcgaataacagtatatataaaaaaagatatttaattaagacaTTACGCAATGAAGAAACAGTTgaataaatgagaaaatacGTTTCCACGaaattctttgaaatttttcaCCGATAGTGACAAGCCTTTTGTGTACGACCGCGCGATTCgcttcgctcgcgcgagcggatcGTCGCGAACCAATGCAGGGGCTTCTGCCCGCCTTTTTCGGCGGGCACATGAAAATGCCTGAGTAGGTAGCCTTGGCCCGTGTGCCTTCGCCCGTGTGTCGGGCACCGTACCCGTACCGGTTACCCTGGAAACGGTATCGATTTCAACCCTCAGCTATGTAGTAGGAAACCAGCACCACACCATGGGGGTCTCTTCACCCTGAGTTTCGACGAGGCGCACGGAGCCCGTTTCGACAACCCGATTACAAGGGCCCCTGTCTCTTTCCCTCGCACCCTCTCCTCCTACCTCTTTCACGCGATGTTggtctctttcactctctttctctcattttgaTTCTTCCAGCGGGCCTGCCCTAAGACACAGCAACAAACGCTTTTCTCCCTCTCCGTTTCCCTGCCCCCTCGCTAATTCTGATCATCTTCGGGTTCGCTGATTTGCGCGAAACCGTATGCATCTCTCGGCTCGATTGCTCGGTCCAAAAGTTATTACTGGCACATGGCAAACTGCAAATAGCCCCTTATAGTAGATGATGGATTCGCGGATCTTTCTAATTGCAGGTGGATTGCATTATCCTGGCAAGAGAGTGACGGTCCACGCACGTATAATACGCGTATATACGTGTGATATTTAGTCCGGATTAATCGACGGAATGGCCGTTGAATTCGACGACGATAACATGCAGGATATGTGATAGTTTGCAGATTTCTAGTAAAATGTTTGAATAACTGGGGTGATGAtagtttttattgtataacatTGAAACTGTTTGATAGCCAAAGTATGAAAATTGGTCaactgtaaaataaaagtttcagattttatttttatttttacaatcataacaaatatatttctaaacaaTGCATGAATCTTTGCATAAATTCTAGTGCATTAAAGCAGTGCGAATGTAAATCAAATACAAAACTtgtctattataataatatcatatagCTCATTGCttatgaataatttcttttagttACGATTCATCTAACATTAACAATACCGATCACCATAATACAATACGttaaaattcatttctaaCGCAATTCATACTGCGTAGGAATGTTAACTGTCAGAATACCATTATTTacattagaaatataaaatgagtAACAAATGAGTTGCAATACTGGCATACAGTactattgtattaataataatattattaatgactTTTATTGTTTgtcctttttctcttcgatCTCGTATACACCGCAAACTTTATTTGCTGGTACAGCTGTATCTGAAAAACATCATCATGTTACTCGTGATTTTCTTGTTGCAAAAATACGGTACGGGTCAAATATCACAGCAACGtttttataagatataataattagttttTAACAGCACGCGCGTtagtgtgcgtgtgtgtacttttaataattgtctttccttctcttatcttatcaatatattattatttcaagagaaTTGCCAAAACGAAATTCAAACTAGTTGCGAGATAAAGACCTCGTTTATTCGATGTTCGATGAGACGCAAACCGACAATCTCATTGATCTCCTTTCGCTTCACCGACAAGATGTAACGGCGTCTCTGTTCATCTAATATTTAGACGCGCCGCAAGAGCTACACGAAGCCGACACGGCAGCTGCGAGAATATTTTTCCGCATGGAATCGATCAATTTTTCTGCAATTCTCGATCAACTCACGGaggaattaaatgaaaaaagtacAAATGAAAGATTATAGAAGGATATCCTTTAAATCAGCTGCTGATATCGAGCACTCGGAATTCGTAGCTTCATCAAATGAATTCTCATAAATTCTGCTTTTAATTCATCCATCCTTCACGAAAGATTCCCcttatctctttctcctctaCATCAGTCACATAACTGTCAGCAAACTTTTTCGCTTAATTTGCGTTTCGCGTCGTTTCAGATCTCACTGAATTGGATCCCATCGTATCGTGCCGAAAGAAAGTTGCGCGATTGCGATTTTCATGAAAGCTCTGCGAAATTCGAGACTTTTCGCTCTTCATACGTGAGGGGAAGTGACGTCGCTGCGAATGCCGCAGCAAAGATAGCGATGTAAAACAAAATGAGAAACGTCGCTACAAACTTACCGATCATCCTGGGGTAAGACAAGTTGAGGTTGTTCATAATATCGATAAACTCCTTTGCCGACTTGGACAGTCTGGGATTGAGAACCTTCTCCTCGGCTACCGTGGTGACAGTTCTGCCGTTGTAATCGTGCGCCGGGTACAGCTGGTAATTTCGCGGCAATGTGAAGATCTTCTCGTGCACGGACTTGTACAGGGTCGAGGCGGATCCGCCCTACACATAAGTGCTGATGTAGTGAATCGAAAGGGCGAGGCAATTATGTCATAGATTTATGGTATTACATGATCACCGATCAAGAGGCATAGTCGGATCAAAGAGCAATCCCTGCTAGTTACGTCTCAGCAATGATATCGTAGGCTTGAATTATGCCtggtgaaaataattttattcgaatcAGTCGTCCGTGTCATTGAAGCGAGCTTTTAAGGAGAAAAAGTCGAAGCACGTTTATAAAATGCACTGGCGCGCGACCGAGCACTGATGACGGATGGCTATTCATCATGCTAGTTGCGGAGAAGAAGTCTCATATTCTCGATGATGTATCGACGTTCACTTGTGCTACATGCGAGCAAAAATGTTATTGCGCGTGGCCATCGACGTTTCGACGAGAATTCTGGATGCTGCCGTTTACTCGTGTCTGTCTCGGGTCGGCATCGATTAGTTATGACGTTCAAATAAACGCCGCTTATCGACATCCGcacaattatatatcattgACAAGTCGTCGAAAAAAGGCCATCCGGTTTTTGATTAAGTGATAGTGACTGGTGTATCGAAACAGCTTAATCCGCTTCGACAAGTCCACGTATTTTGAGACATCGCTTATTAAAAACAGGAAGCGAGATAAGGACGTACAACGTTAACCACGTGCAAGAGATTGCATATTCTCCGCAGGAAATATGAATGCGGTTCTACAACTTTGCGGAAACTTTCCACTCTCGCAGCACATTTAACGCTGAACGTGACCgcgtaattgtaaattttatttcttggcgagattttatttattacgagtCGCAGttgtatatttttacttaatttcttattcatttatttcaaCAATTACTAACGATAattcttgttttttctttgtttcagAAAAAGCtctgtttaattatttcacgtaATGGCTCGTGCCTCTACCAACGTGGAAAGGAACACATTGCAATGAAGCAGTCGGCTTTTCGATTATAAGTCTTTGGTCGCTTTTCAAAGCAAGAAAAATGTGATTTACACACCACCTCTCCGTTTAAAGACATATGCGGCGAGAATACGGTAAGCATGTGTATCCGCGACACTTTCCGATGAGTTTTCCACTCGGGCTTACCTGAAAATCAGTTCTGCCGCATCCCCGTATCAAGAGTGCATCGCCCGTGAACGCGATTGCCTGCTCATCGCAAACGTAAGTGACACAACCTGCAAGTATCAGAtgaaatatttacgatatCGTGCTTTGCTTCGCGCGGCCACCATCGCCGGCAAGCATCACGTTGCTCTTCATCGAATCGAGATACATGTATCTCGACTCGTGGCGATTCGCCCCGTAATCGGCTGCTAAACTGCTAAAGTGCTAATAAATCGAGTTTTCGTTCGTTCTATTTGCGCGTTCATCCTATTTGCCCTGCGATCGCGTTCTATaaaaaaagggggaaaaaCTGCGAGCAGATGTATTACGCTCGTTGGAAAAACGTGGCgaatagatatattatacttGACGTAGGAATGATCTCGcgagattaaaaaaagaatgcgCAATAAATTCTCAACGataagattataattataaaattactgaTCCCTTGATAATCTCCAAattgtgtaaatataaattgcaatatatttaaaaacaagagCAAGTGGATCATACGCTAGATGATACTGCGTATAGGAAGCGCAACGAGAAAGTTCAGAACATCCTGTATTCTCAGCGTTGGGAATTGTCGATGCGCTTTATGATTTGCATACAAACGTATTtgctttacaaaatatttgtccattttcttttctcgtaaGAAGgttgaaatatttaagacTTTAATCATCGTTCGAGTTTTATGGTGTGTGGAAATGAAGTTGATACCGTATTCGTAACTCACGGATATTTAATGTACGCCATTCGCGTGTTCGGCACGAAAAATCGAGTTCATCGGCTAGACCCGATATATCGAGATAGCCTAGACAGCCCCAGGATTTTCCCTGGACAAACGATCGAGTCGCGGCGAGTAGCGAATCTGGCACGATCGATAAGAATGgccgtatccttttttttcattccgTTCCGCTGTACATACTCTTGCACATGTACACAGTGTCCTAGAGTTATATCGAATGTCACAAATATTACAGAGCAAGAAGAAAATTCtttgctttatttaattacaatcagatatctaaaattaaatataattacgagatgaattaatcaaatattttccgttaaaataaaattacaatcaaTAATCAACAAAAATTTagacaaatatttcaaatgtaTACGTAAATGCATGAATAATCTAAAATGGTACTAAAAAACACAAGTCGTCTTACCttgaatttttctcatttacgAACTCTAGTTATTTCTGATCGAGTCTACACAagttagaaattattaaatctacgATATATTTTGAGACGTggttcttaattaattacattcttTTTAGCGGGAGCTCATCAGATCGATCTCTACATTGATATTCAGGCGCGTTATATCCTTGATCTTTCCAAtacaaaagtttaaaatggCACTCTGAAGAAAGTACTTCATTTTTCTCGGCAtctcaattaataaaataatagactGGGCGAatccgatcgatcgcgcgcgagaaatacACCCCGATAGTATCCAGCTGCGGAACAATTCTATAGACTTTCGTAATCTCAAAACTTTCGTTATGGTTCGCGAAAAGCGTGTTTTGCATTCACCGCGCGGACGCGACGAATGCAATAAGAATTGCGTTAAATCGGATTGCAACCGAATGCGCTACAGAGATTTGCGAAACACGATATTGTGGAGTGTGTACCGGCGTTGtacgtaatatttttgaagtcctttttttattacagttttattatatactctttatttaaacatttttaaaaatgtattttttggCGGCATAATTCTGTAACATCAGAATGTTTACAGAAAATTCCTTCATTTATTTGGTACATTTTTTatcatgcatgtgtgtatATT from the Ooceraea biroi isolate clonal line C1 chromosome 13, Obir_v5.4, whole genome shotgun sequence genome contains:
- the LOC105286296 gene encoding persulfide dioxygenase ETHE1, mitochondrial isoform X3, whose amino-acid sequence is MLHNTVVNSSKFFDPMSSTYTYLLADVNDKEAILIDPVIEWVERDKRIIEELGLTLKYALNTHMHADHITGTGRLKSLLPGCKSMISRASGAEADIFLQADDQIHFGRHYLKVLSTPGHTEGCVTYVCDEQAIAFTGDALLIRGCGRTDFQGGSASTLYKSVHEKIFTLPRNYQLYPAHDYNGRTVTTVAEEKVLNPRLSKSAKEFIDIMNNLNLSYPRMIDTAVPANKVCGVYEIEEKKDKQ
- the LOC105286296 gene encoding persulfide dioxygenase ETHE1, mitochondrial isoform X4 translates to MSSTYTYLLADVNDKEAILIDPVIEWVERDKRIIEELGLTLKYALNTHMHADHITGTGRLKSLLPGCKSMISRASGAEADIFLQADDQIHFGRHYLKVLSTPGHTEGCVTYVCDEQAIAFTGDALLIRGCGRTDFQGGSASTLYKSVHEKIFTLPRNYQLYPAHDYNGRTVTTVAEEKVLNPRLSKSAKEFIDIMNNLNLSYPRMIDTAVPANKVCGVYEIEEKKDKQ